Proteins found in one Magnetococcales bacterium genomic segment:
- a CDS encoding cobyrinate a,c-diamide synthase: MEWPYGAFLYCVRIIQWKPSTKQIPQGLWSCGVDEWRFRAHLRRRPRGKPHFSRIAPLNGQVPRILISAPRKSSGKTMVSIGLTAAFASRGLKVGTFKKGLDYIDPRWLGVAGGRECHNLDFFVMGREGIQRNFHRYSQEIELALIEGNMGLFDGQEMDGSDSGAALAKALDCPILLVVNCQGMARSVAPLVLGHLDFPGGEQIGGVILNNVATPRQEDKLRRVLEQYSRVPVLGVLPRSSEVVIDERHLGLVPVGEKESLASRVTAIGQHVARHLDLDQILDLAKGAGAYSWPGASNSPVLPVATPPKVRIAIATDQAFSFYYPENLAALRAAGAELIPFSFLKDSALPPVDGLYIGGGFPEMFMESLSANRALMGQIKGAVEAGFPVYAECGGLMVLAEKIHWEGRAAQMVGALPIEVEMNRRPQGYGYMEIAGTGALPWPGKDKKIRCHEFHYSQVVKGADKVKFAYRVERGSGVDGVRDGLIYRNVLASYAHIHVDGAPQWATFLVNFWQRGVGVT, encoded by the coding sequence ATGGAATGGCCCTACGGGGCGTTCCTCTATTGCGTCAGAATAATTCAATGGAAACCAAGCACCAAACAAATTCCGCAGGGATTGTGGTCATGCGGGGTTGACGAATGGCGTTTCAGGGCGCACCTTCGGCGACGGCCAAGAGGTAAACCGCACTTTTCAAGGATCGCACCATTGAACGGGCAGGTTCCCCGCATATTGATTTCAGCTCCCCGGAAAAGCTCTGGCAAGACCATGGTTTCCATTGGTCTGACGGCGGCTTTTGCCAGTCGGGGCTTGAAAGTAGGCACTTTTAAAAAAGGGCTCGACTATATCGATCCCCGCTGGCTGGGGGTTGCCGGGGGGCGAGAGTGCCATAATCTCGATTTTTTTGTCATGGGCCGGGAGGGTATCCAGCGCAATTTTCACCGCTATAGCCAGGAGATCGAACTGGCGCTGATCGAAGGCAACATGGGGCTTTTCGATGGCCAGGAGATGGACGGCTCAGACAGTGGGGCGGCTCTGGCCAAGGCGTTGGATTGTCCGATATTGCTGGTGGTGAATTGTCAGGGGATGGCCCGCAGTGTCGCCCCTTTGGTTTTGGGGCATCTGGATTTTCCCGGCGGGGAGCAGATTGGTGGAGTGATTCTCAATAACGTCGCCACCCCCCGTCAGGAGGACAAACTCCGCCGGGTACTGGAGCAATACAGCCGGGTGCCGGTGTTGGGGGTGTTGCCCAGAAGTTCCGAAGTGGTGATTGATGAGCGCCATCTGGGGCTGGTGCCCGTGGGGGAGAAGGAATCTCTGGCCAGTCGGGTTACCGCCATCGGTCAGCATGTGGCCCGCCATCTCGATCTCGACCAGATTTTGGATTTGGCCAAGGGGGCTGGCGCCTACAGCTGGCCCGGGGCATCCAATTCCCCTGTTTTGCCGGTGGCTACACCCCCCAAGGTGCGTATCGCCATCGCCACCGATCAGGCCTTTTCCTTCTATTATCCCGAAAATCTGGCAGCGCTACGGGCTGCTGGCGCTGAGCTGATTCCCTTCTCCTTTCTCAAGGATTCCGCCCTGCCCCCTGTGGATGGGCTCTATATCGGCGGGGGGTTTCCGGAAATGTTTATGGAATCCCTCTCCGCCAACCGGGCGCTCATGGGGCAGATCAAAGGGGCTGTGGAGGCGGGGTTTCCAGTCTATGCCGAGTGTGGCGGGTTGATGGTGTTGGCGGAAAAAATTCACTGGGAAGGTCGTGCTGCCCAGATGGTTGGGGCTCTACCCATAGAGGTGGAGATGAACCGACGGCCTCAGGGCTATGGTTACATGGAGATCGCTGGTACCGGTGCTTTGCCCTGGCCTGGGAAGGATAAAAAAATACGCTGCCATGAGTTTCACTATTCTCAGGTAGTCAAGGGTGCGGATAAAGTTAAATTTGCCTACCGGGTTGAACGTGGATCCGGGGTGGATGGTGTTCGGGATGGCTTGATTTATCGGAATGTTTTGGCCTCTTACGCCCATATTCATGTGGATGGCGCGCCCCAGTGGGCCACCTTCCTGGTGAATTTTTGGCAAAGGGGGGTTGGCGTCACTTGA
- a CDS encoding ferrochelatase yields MSNSRTGLLLTQLGTPDAPTPAAVRRYLKQFLSDRRVVDLNRALWWPLLHGIILNTRPKRSAALYQKIWRKDGQSPLLHHTREVTLALQKRLGEGIQVQFAMRYGNPGIPSVLAKMLDQGVERLLLFPLYPQFSASTTASTADAFQAALAHRRFIPAFRMASPFYADPGYIAALAHQVRATPGYTPHALHLFSFHSLPQRHVDEGDPYGDHCAATAQRLANALGLADDGWRLTFQSRFGREPWLTPGTDTVLEALPKEGVKRVVAVCPGFVSDCLETLEEIGKTERQRFLAAGGESFLYVPCLNESPQWIDALTRIVRRELSGWES; encoded by the coding sequence ATGTCCAACTCCCGCACCGGCCTGCTCCTCACCCAGCTGGGAACTCCAGATGCCCCAACCCCTGCTGCCGTACGGCGCTATCTGAAACAGTTTCTTTCCGACCGCCGGGTGGTGGATCTCAACCGGGCGCTTTGGTGGCCCCTGCTCCACGGCATCATTCTCAACACCCGTCCCAAGCGCTCTGCCGCCCTCTATCAAAAAATCTGGCGGAAGGATGGACAATCCCCCCTCCTCCACCATACCCGGGAAGTGACCCTCGCCCTGCAAAAGCGCCTGGGCGAGGGCATCCAGGTTCAATTTGCCATGCGTTATGGCAACCCCGGCATCCCCTCAGTATTGGCAAAAATGTTGGACCAAGGGGTGGAACGGCTCCTGCTTTTTCCCCTCTATCCCCAATTTTCCGCCTCCACCACCGCCTCCACCGCCGATGCTTTTCAGGCGGCCCTGGCTCATCGGCGTTTTATACCCGCCTTCCGCATGGCCTCCCCTTTTTATGCTGACCCGGGCTACATTGCCGCCCTGGCCCACCAGGTGCGGGCCACCCCTGGCTATACCCCCCACGCCTTGCATCTCTTTTCCTTCCACAGCCTGCCCCAACGCCATGTGGATGAAGGGGATCCCTATGGCGATCACTGCGCCGCCACCGCCCAGCGCCTGGCGAACGCCTTGGGACTGGCCGATGATGGCTGGCGGCTCACTTTTCAATCCCGCTTTGGCCGTGAGCCCTGGTTGACCCCCGGGACCGATACCGTCCTGGAGGCCTTGCCCAAGGAAGGTGTCAAACGGGTGGTGGCGGTCTGCCCCGGCTTTGTGTCGGACTGCCTGGAAACCCTGGAAGAGATCGGTAAAACGGAACGTCAGCGATTTTTGGCGGCGGGAGGAGAGTCGTTTCTCTATGTGCCCTGCCTGAATGAAAGCCCCCAATGGATCGATGCCCTCACCCGTATCGTTCGTCGGGAATTGTCTGGCTGGGAAAGCTGA
- a CDS encoding DUF935 family protein — MPKTTKAPQSHLFQEVATTSDGRDITRGYAVFPGLMTPQDSVLQDRGGDYAVYEEILRDDQVASTFQQRRLAVTSSEWEVIPGAEDAESLKAADYLRESLERIGWDNVTDKMLYGVFYGFSVAECLWGRENDLIVLNAVKVRKQRRFAFATSTSVGNPEPAGGLRLLTLDNSQGEALPEQKFWHFRTGADNDDEPYGLGLAHWLYWPVFFKRNGMKLWLVFMDKFGMPTARGTYPTHATEDEKRRLLEALRAIQTDSGIIVPEGMRVELIEAARSGSVSYEVFLDRMNAAIAKVVLSQTLTTDAAGGQYKSDVHQAVRNEVVKADSDLVCASFNNSVVRWLTTWNFPKALPPKVRRRVTQEPDLRPRAERDRILYDMGFKPSLDYVRKTYGEAWESRVES, encoded by the coding sequence ATGCCTAAAACAACCAAAGCCCCCCAATCTCACCTGTTCCAAGAGGTGGCCACCACCAGCGATGGACGGGATATCACCCGAGGTTATGCCGTCTTTCCCGGACTGATGACCCCCCAGGACTCGGTCCTGCAGGATCGGGGAGGGGATTATGCCGTTTATGAGGAGATCCTTCGGGACGATCAGGTCGCCTCCACCTTCCAACAGCGCCGATTGGCCGTCACCTCATCGGAGTGGGAGGTGATTCCCGGGGCCGAGGATGCTGAAAGCCTGAAAGCCGCTGATTATCTGCGTGAGAGCCTGGAGCGGATTGGCTGGGACAATGTGACCGACAAGATGCTCTACGGGGTTTTTTATGGCTTTTCAGTGGCGGAGTGCCTCTGGGGGCGTGAAAATGACTTGATTGTTTTGAATGCAGTCAAGGTGCGCAAGCAGCGTCGTTTCGCCTTTGCCACTTCCACTTCGGTCGGTAACCCTGAACCCGCTGGAGGGTTACGGCTTCTCACCCTGGACAATTCTCAGGGAGAGGCGCTGCCCGAGCAAAAATTTTGGCATTTTCGAACCGGTGCCGATAACGACGATGAACCCTACGGCCTGGGGCTGGCCCACTGGCTCTACTGGCCGGTCTTTTTTAAACGCAACGGCATGAAACTTTGGCTGGTTTTTATGGATAAATTTGGCATGCCGACGGCCCGTGGCACCTATCCGACCCACGCCACGGAAGATGAAAAACGCAGGCTCCTGGAGGCGCTTCGAGCGATTCAGACCGATTCCGGCATCATCGTGCCTGAAGGGATGCGGGTGGAGTTGATCGAGGCGGCCCGTTCCGGGAGTGTCAGCTATGAGGTGTTTTTGGATCGGATGAACGCTGCCATCGCCAAGGTGGTCCTCTCCCAAACCCTGACCACTGATGCCGCAGGGGGGCAGTATAAATCCGATGTTCATCAAGCGGTGCGCAACGAGGTGGTGAAGGCGGATTCCGATTTGGTTTGTGCCAGCTTCAACAACAGCGTGGTCCGCTGGCTCACCACTTGGAATTTTCCCAAGGCATTGCCACCCAAGGTGCGCCGCCGGGTGACCCAAGAGCCTGATCTGCGCCCCCGGGCCGAGCGGGATCGGATTCTCTATGACATGGGATTCAAACCCAGCCTGGATTATGTGCGCAAAACCTATGGGGAAGCGTGGGAGAGCCGCGTCGAGAGTTGA
- a CDS encoding PAS domain S-box protein: MASPSTTPAVHSKATSSGPESIQISQVFLTTLLAAAGLALDLLLPLGVAGGVLYVPVVFTGWWYPKRRHILWLALFSSLLTLVGYLHSPEGGVPWVVLTNRLYALITIWVTAFVLGIAHESLAKLEKQALELKKLSSAVEQSPVSVIITDTQGRIDYVNPRFSELTGYSPQEVMGKNPNLLKSGEHPPAVYTQLWQQILSGKDWRGEFLNKKKSGELYWASISIKGVRDSEGKISHFVGVQEDDTQRKQAEKKLSQANRILRTRYHFSEILASATQEAETLNQFCQAIVEEADFMVAWVEFAEREAGGQTIPVALYGLEKKAFEAMQGAWKSRSQDWEPGVMALLTGMPALTNHIFQDPLFAAYRKDARQWGFASVISLPLKNRGIPFGVLNLLSRHTEQFDDLEIQFLTTLSHQISETILRLREAEAHQRTENALRTSERRFRMLFDTMVSGVAIYEPVNDGEDFVIKDLNKSGQAISNVKREDVLGRRVTEAFPGVKEFGLFQVFQKVHRTGKPTHHPITYYTDDNLKSWLENDVYKLESGEIVAIYNDLTARKQAEETLSRYASIVSASTDHMSFLDQNLVYLAVNDAYLRHHAKKREEIVGHSVIELLGEAIFENIKGNLEKCLAGNTVHYQAWFDFSGTGRLWMDVSYFPHLETDGTVGGIVVVARDVTENKQMEDALRMSEKAARAANRAKGEFLANMSHEIRTPMNTIIGMSYLVRQTELEEQQKNYLNKIDLSAKSLLRIIDDILDISKIEAGQLELESAPFNLEEVLNQLIDTTLAQADSKGIEILVSAPIDLPRDLVGDATRLGQVLSNLCGNAIKFTERGEIVLSITQVETAPNKTLLSFTVRDTGIGMNPEQVKRLLEPFQQADASTTRRYGGTGLGLSICNNLVGMMGGHIDIQSEPGQGTSISFTARFPCQLQGDEKRFNTPAELSGLRILVVDDNPTSRDILAKFITSLGFFCQTVGSGEKAIGELQRGMQVGEGPYELILVDWLMGAENGLEIARTIRELTDIPQPPILLMASALKQNVVMGPAKDMGLAGILSKPVCLSTLFNAILNVFEQGATDAIPALPPQATLQGLMMFEGAQILLVEDIKTNQELAQEILTRRGIRVTLARNGREAVETMEMSGELIDAVLMDIQMPEMDGFEATRIIRSHGKFQELPIIAMTASAMTQDVERCLKAGMNDHIAKPLEIKALFDTLSRWVTPSNQRDERTESTENTPDKATAPGDDHPTFPDHLPGIDIPRGLQRCEGNHTFLARIITDFAKEAQGLYKTLAEALNQEDTETALSLAHGLKGSAANIAAMDLATTAGQIEDILWQGKAEMAADKLPRLNTNLAALEQSAHILVGYNEQTTPTQVKGNHSENTIDIEESLCRSRELAIFLAARDMQTDSHLELLKKELKADPRFQVLLDRLESSIHQLDHDGALKPLNDLIQQLEALSR; encoded by the coding sequence ATGGCATCACCATCCACCACCCCGGCCGTCCATTCAAAAGCCACTTCCAGCGGCCCCGAAAGCATCCAAATCAGCCAAGTGTTTTTGACGACACTCCTGGCCGCCGCCGGTCTCGCTCTGGATCTGCTGCTGCCCCTGGGGGTGGCGGGTGGTGTGCTTTATGTGCCGGTGGTCTTTACCGGCTGGTGGTATCCTAAACGCCGCCACATCCTTTGGTTGGCCCTCTTCTCCTCCCTCCTGACCCTGGTAGGTTATCTCCACTCCCCCGAGGGGGGCGTCCCCTGGGTGGTGCTCACCAACCGACTCTACGCCCTCATCACCATCTGGGTCACCGCCTTTGTGCTGGGCATTGCCCATGAGAGCCTGGCCAAGCTGGAAAAGCAGGCGTTGGAGCTGAAAAAACTGTCGAGTGCCGTGGAGCAGAGCCCGGTATCGGTCATCATTACCGATACCCAGGGACGCATCGATTATGTCAATCCCCGCTTTTCGGAATTGACCGGCTACAGCCCCCAGGAGGTGATGGGAAAAAACCCCAATCTGCTCAAGTCGGGAGAGCACCCACCGGCTGTCTATACCCAACTTTGGCAGCAGATCCTGTCGGGCAAGGATTGGCGCGGAGAATTTCTCAACAAAAAAAAATCGGGAGAACTTTACTGGGCATCGATCTCCATCAAAGGCGTCCGGGACAGTGAGGGAAAAATCAGCCATTTCGTTGGGGTTCAGGAAGATGACACCCAACGCAAACAGGCGGAAAAAAAACTCTCTCAAGCCAATCGTATTCTGCGAACCCGTTACCACTTTTCTGAAATTTTAGCCTCTGCCACCCAGGAAGCGGAAACGCTGAACCAGTTTTGCCAAGCCATCGTCGAAGAGGCTGATTTTATGGTGGCCTGGGTGGAATTTGCCGAAAGAGAAGCTGGTGGACAGACCATTCCCGTTGCCCTTTACGGCTTGGAAAAAAAGGCCTTCGAAGCCATGCAAGGGGCCTGGAAATCCCGTAGCCAGGATTGGGAACCCGGAGTGATGGCCCTCCTGACCGGGATGCCAGCTCTGACCAACCATATTTTCCAGGATCCGCTGTTTGCAGCCTATCGGAAGGATGCGCGTCAGTGGGGGTTTGCCTCAGTGATCTCCCTCCCTCTGAAAAACCGAGGGATTCCTTTTGGTGTGCTCAATCTCCTCTCCCGGCATACCGAGCAGTTCGATGATCTGGAGATTCAATTTTTAACCACCCTTTCCCACCAAATATCAGAAACCATTCTCCGCTTGCGGGAGGCGGAAGCCCACCAGCGAACCGAAAACGCCTTGAGAACCAGTGAACGGCGCTTTCGCATGCTGTTCGACACCATGGTCAGTGGTGTAGCGATCTACGAACCGGTCAATGATGGGGAAGATTTCGTTATTAAAGACCTCAACAAGTCAGGCCAAGCCATCAGCAATGTCAAACGCGAGGACGTACTGGGCCGACGCGTGACCGAGGCCTTTCCTGGAGTCAAGGAGTTCGGCCTGTTTCAGGTCTTTCAGAAGGTCCATCGCACGGGGAAACCCACCCATCATCCCATCACCTACTATACTGACGACAATCTTAAGAGTTGGCTGGAAAACGATGTTTACAAACTGGAATCCGGTGAAATCGTCGCTATCTATAATGACCTCACTGCACGCAAACAGGCTGAAGAGACCCTGAGTCGCTATGCCAGCATCGTTTCCGCCTCAACGGACCACATGTCCTTTCTTGATCAAAATCTGGTCTATCTGGCTGTGAATGACGCCTACCTCCGTCACCACGCCAAAAAACGGGAGGAGATTGTCGGTCATTCGGTCATTGAACTCCTTGGCGAGGCCATTTTTGAGAACATCAAGGGAAATCTGGAGAAATGCCTGGCTGGAAATACCGTCCACTATCAGGCCTGGTTTGATTTTTCCGGAACGGGTCGCTTGTGGATGGATGTCTCCTATTTTCCCCATCTGGAAACGGATGGCACGGTTGGTGGCATCGTTGTGGTGGCCCGAGACGTGACTGAAAACAAGCAGATGGAAGATGCCCTGCGCATGAGCGAAAAAGCGGCTCGGGCAGCCAACAGGGCCAAGGGGGAATTTTTGGCCAACATGAGCCACGAAATCCGCACCCCCATGAACACCATCATCGGCATGAGCTATCTGGTGCGCCAGACCGAGCTTGAAGAGCAGCAAAAAAATTATCTCAACAAGATCGATCTTTCCGCCAAATCCCTGCTGCGTATCATCGACGATATTCTGGATATTTCCAAAATCGAAGCGGGACAGTTGGAGCTGGAAAGTGCCCCCTTTAACCTGGAGGAGGTGCTCAACCAGCTGATTGACACCACCCTGGCCCAGGCAGACAGCAAGGGGATCGAAATATTGGTCTCCGCCCCAATCGATCTTCCCCGGGATCTGGTGGGAGATGCCACCCGCTTGGGACAGGTGCTCTCCAATCTTTGCGGCAATGCCATTAAATTTACCGAACGGGGTGAAATCGTCCTTTCCATCACCCAAGTGGAAACCGCTCCCAACAAAACCCTCCTCTCCTTTACGGTCCGGGATACCGGTATCGGTATGAACCCGGAGCAGGTCAAGCGGCTTTTGGAACCCTTCCAGCAGGCCGATGCTTCCACGACCCGTCGCTATGGCGGAACGGGTTTGGGGCTCTCCATCTGTAATAATCTGGTGGGGATGATGGGGGGGCATATCGATATCCAAAGCGAACCGGGACAAGGCACCTCGATCTCCTTCACGGCCCGTTTTCCCTGTCAACTCCAAGGGGATGAAAAACGTTTCAATACGCCAGCAGAGCTTTCAGGATTGCGGATCCTGGTAGTGGATGATAACCCCACCTCCCGGGACATATTGGCAAAATTCATCACCTCCCTGGGCTTTTTCTGCCAGACTGTCGGTTCGGGAGAGAAGGCGATTGGTGAGCTGCAGCGGGGGATGCAAGTTGGGGAAGGCCCTTATGAACTGATCCTGGTGGATTGGCTGATGGGGGCTGAAAACGGCTTGGAGATCGCACGCACCATCCGAGAGCTGACAGATATTCCCCAGCCCCCCATTCTGCTGATGGCCTCCGCCTTGAAACAAAATGTGGTGATGGGACCGGCCAAGGATATGGGATTGGCGGGAATTTTAAGCAAACCGGTCTGTCTCTCCACGCTGTTCAACGCCATCCTGAATGTATTCGAGCAGGGTGCAACGGATGCGATACCCGCACTCCCCCCCCAGGCAACACTCCAGGGGCTGATGATGTTTGAGGGTGCCCAAATATTGTTGGTGGAGGATATCAAGACCAATCAAGAGTTGGCCCAGGAAATTTTGACCCGCCGGGGAATCCGCGTCACCTTGGCCCGAAACGGTCGGGAAGCGGTGGAAACCATGGAGATGTCCGGGGAACTGATTGATGCGGTACTCATGGATATCCAGATGCCGGAAATGGATGGCTTCGAGGCCACCCGGATCATTCGCAGCCATGGGAAATTTCAGGAGCTACCGATCATCGCCATGACCGCCAGCGCCATGACCCAGGATGTGGAACGCTGCCTCAAGGCTGGCATGAACGACCATATCGCCAAACCCCTGGAAATCAAAGCGCTCTTCGACACCCTCAGCAGATGGGTCACCCCCAGCAATCAGAGGGATGAAAGGACAGAATCGACCGAAAACACCCCCGACAAGGCCACCGCTCCCGGAGATGATCATCCCACCTTCCCCGATCACCTGCCAGGCATCGACATCCCCCGAGGCCTACAGAGGTGTGAGGGCAATCACACATTTCTGGCTCGCATCATCACTGATTTTGCCAAAGAGGCCCAGGGGCTCTACAAAACACTGGCAGAAGCCCTCAACCAGGAAGATACCGAAACAGCCCTCTCCCTGGCCCATGGTCTGAAAGGTTCGGCAGCCAATATCGCCGCCATGGATCTCGCAACAACCGCTGGCCAAATCGAAGATATTTTGTGGCAGGGAAAAGCTGAAATGGCCGCTGACAAGTTGCCCCGATTGAATACAAACCTGGCTGCTCTGGAGCAGTCGGCTCATATCCTGGTCGGGTACAACGAACAGACCACTCCGACGCAAGTGAAAGGGAACCATTCCGAAAACACCATCGATATTGAAGAGTCCTTGTGTCGCTCACGGGAACTGGCCATATTTCTCGCAGCCCGGGATATGCAGACTGACAGTCACCTGGAACTCCTCAAAAAAGAGCTCAAGGCAGATCCCCGCTTTCAAGTACTTCTGGACAGGCTTGAAAGCAGCATTCATCAGCTGGACCATGATGGCGCCTTGAAACCCTTGAACGATCTCATCCAGCAACTGGAAGCTTTATCCCGGTAA
- a CDS encoding diguanylate cyclase — protein sequence MDVYKKLPKQTILVVDDSPNNVRILSEILRQDHRILYATNGPDALETAKTQLPDLILLDIMMPEMDGYETCTKLKADPRTQEIPIIFITALDREQHETVGLELGGIDYLTKPINPYIVRLRVRNHLELKALRDHYKNLSAIDGLTGIANRRRFEEFLNQEWNRAVRSHSEISLIMMDIDCFKPYNDHYGHLAGDDTLRRIATTLKDTLDRPADLLARYGGEEFVCVLPETGREGAVLLGEKLRCQVVEQKIAHIYSAAADHVTLSLGLATAIPSQTNTPQELIEFADKNLYLAKEQGRNRLVS from the coding sequence ATGGACGTATACAAAAAACTCCCCAAGCAGACCATTTTGGTGGTCGATGATTCCCCCAACAACGTGCGCATCTTGAGCGAAATACTTCGCCAGGATCATCGGATTCTCTATGCCACCAACGGACCCGATGCCCTGGAGACCGCCAAAACACAACTACCAGACCTCATTCTCCTGGATATCATGATGCCGGAGATGGACGGTTATGAAACCTGCACCAAACTCAAGGCGGATCCCCGCACCCAGGAAATTCCGATCATTTTCATTACCGCCCTGGATCGGGAGCAGCACGAAACCGTCGGCTTGGAGTTGGGAGGAATTGACTATCTCACCAAGCCCATCAATCCCTACATCGTGCGTTTGAGAGTCCGCAATCATCTGGAACTGAAAGCGCTACGGGATCACTATAAAAATCTCTCCGCCATCGACGGACTGACCGGCATCGCCAATCGCCGCCGCTTCGAAGAGTTTTTAAACCAGGAGTGGAATCGCGCTGTGCGTTCCCACTCCGAAATATCCCTCATCATGATGGATATCGACTGTTTCAAACCTTATAACGACCATTATGGCCATCTGGCAGGGGACGACACCTTGCGCCGTATCGCCACCACGTTGAAGGATACTTTGGATCGTCCGGCAGATCTTTTGGCGCGCTATGGGGGGGAAGAGTTTGTCTGTGTGCTTCCGGAAACCGGTCGAGAGGGGGCGGTTCTACTCGGTGAAAAACTGCGCTGTCAGGTTGTGGAACAAAAAATTGCCCATATTTACTCTGCAGCCGCCGACCATGTCACCCTGAGTCTGGGGCTTGCCACGGCGATTCCCTCCCAGACAAACACCCCTCAGGAGCTGATCGAATTCGCTGATAAAAATCTCTATCTGGCCAAGGAGCAGGGCCGCAACCGCCTGGTTTCCTGA
- the recQ gene encoding DNA helicase RecQ, with protein MSHVTNQLHPADSSALTCLNTVFGYEAFRGDQQAVIDHLIGGGDALVLMPTGGGKSLCYQIPALVRPGIGVVVTPLIALMRDQVNALRLAGVRAACINATQTSEERWQVIQRASQGDLDLLYVAPERLTRETSLDFLAGLDVALFAIDEAHCVSQWGHDFRPDYMGLGVLGERFPGVPRIALTATADPRTREEIVERLGLGHARVFLGGFDRPNIRYHVAPKDNAHKQLLAFLKGEHQGESGIVYRISRKKVEETARWLVDKGFNAFPYHAGLPGEERQLHQDRFLKEEGVVMVATIAFGLGIDKPDVRFVAHLDLPKSLEAYYQETGRAGRDGEPANAFMIYGMQDVATLGFFIDQSVAGEEQKRLERQKLSTFLGYCETIRCRRQVLLEYFDEVLAEPCGNCDTCLEPVEGWDGTREAQMALSCVYRTDQRFGVNYLVDVLRGVENDRVVSFRHHRLSTYGIGKHLGAKAWRSIFRQLVAAGFLRVDYEGHGGLKLEESCRPVLKGEKQVRLRKDPVRTRKARASGAAFDSSGKPTAWKSRNSETAFDSSESATLWERLREMRLRIAKEQEVPPYVIFHDATLREMIHHMPKSLDEMAGIPGIGAFKLKRYGEVFLKLLNLSEERAPPGRDPVKAKGDPDLSSEF; from the coding sequence GTGTCTCACGTAACCAACCAGCTCCATCCAGCCGATTCTTCCGCCCTCACCTGCCTGAATACCGTTTTTGGTTATGAGGCCTTTCGGGGTGATCAACAAGCGGTCATCGACCATCTCATCGGGGGAGGGGATGCCCTGGTGTTGATGCCGACGGGGGGGGGGAAATCTCTCTGCTATCAGATACCGGCTCTCGTCAGGCCCGGTATCGGGGTGGTGGTGACCCCCTTGATTGCGCTTATGCGGGATCAGGTGAACGCCCTCAGGCTGGCCGGGGTGCGGGCCGCCTGTATCAATGCCACCCAAACCAGCGAGGAGCGCTGGCAGGTGATCCAACGGGCCTCCCAGGGGGATCTCGATCTTCTGTATGTGGCTCCGGAGCGGCTCACCCGGGAAACCTCCCTCGATTTTCTCGCGGGGCTTGATGTTGCCCTGTTTGCCATTGATGAGGCCCATTGTGTCTCCCAGTGGGGCCATGATTTTCGTCCCGATTATATGGGGTTGGGGGTGTTGGGGGAGCGTTTTCCGGGCGTACCCCGCATCGCCTTGACCGCCACAGCCGATCCCCGCACCCGGGAGGAGATTGTGGAGCGGCTGGGTTTGGGGCATGCCCGGGTTTTTCTCGGTGGATTTGACCGCCCCAACATTCGCTATCACGTCGCTCCCAAGGATAATGCCCACAAGCAGCTGCTTGCCTTTTTAAAGGGGGAGCATCAGGGGGAGTCCGGTATTGTCTATCGCATCTCCCGGAAAAAGGTGGAGGAGACCGCTCGGTGGTTGGTGGATAAGGGGTTCAATGCCTTTCCCTACCATGCCGGATTGCCCGGGGAGGAGCGCCAGCTGCATCAGGATCGTTTTTTGAAGGAGGAGGGGGTGGTGATGGTGGCCACCATCGCCTTTGGCTTGGGCATCGATAAGCCGGATGTGCGTTTTGTGGCGCATCTGGATCTGCCCAAAAGCCTGGAGGCCTATTATCAGGAAACCGGTCGGGCGGGGCGGGATGGTGAACCGGCCAACGCCTTCATGATCTACGGCATGCAGGATGTGGCGACCCTGGGATTTTTTATCGATCAATCGGTTGCTGGCGAGGAGCAGAAGCGGCTGGAGCGGCAAAAGCTCTCCACATTTTTGGGCTATTGCGAAACCATTCGCTGCCGTCGCCAGGTGTTGCTGGAATATTTTGATGAGGTGTTGGCCGAGCCTTGCGGCAACTGTGACACCTGCCTGGAGCCGGTTGAAGGGTGGGATGGTACGCGGGAAGCGCAGATGGCTCTCTCCTGTGTCTATCGCACGGATCAGCGTTTTGGGGTGAACTATCTGGTGGATGTGCTTCGGGGGGTGGAAAATGATCGGGTGGTTTCGTTTCGCCACCACCGTCTATCCACCTACGGCATCGGTAAGCATTTGGGAGCCAAGGCGTGGCGCTCCATCTTTCGGCAGTTGGTGGCAGCGGGGTTTTTGCGGGTCGATTATGAAGGCCATGGGGGGCTCAAACTGGAGGAGTCCTGCCGCCCGGTGCTCAAGGGGGAAAAACAGGTGAGGTTGCGGAAGGATCCTGTTCGCACCCGGAAAGCCAGAGCCTCCGGGGCGGCGTTTGATTCATCGGGAAAACCAACCGCCTGGAAGTCCAGGAATTCTGAGACGGCGTTTGATTCTTCAGAAAGCGCAACCCTTTGGGAGCGGCTGCGGGAGATGCGTCTGAGGATTGCCAAGGAGCAGGAAGTGCCTCCCTACGTCATTTTTCATGATGCCACCCTCCGGGAAATGATCCACCATATGCCAAAATCTTTGGATGAGATGGCTGGAATTCCGGGGATTGGGGCTTTCAAACTGAAACGCTATGGAGAAGTTTTTTTAAAGCTGCTCAACCTTTCCGAGGAGAGGGCTCCCCCAGGGAGAGATCCGGTGAAGGCCAAAGGTGATCCTGATCTGTCGTCGGAGTTCTGA